The following are encoded together in the Candidatus Omnitrophota bacterium genome:
- the tilS gene encoding tRNA lysidine(34) synthetase TilS produces MRTFLKELKTFSHDNNLFASGEKIIVGVSGGPDSVALLHGLYALRHDFSINLHVAHLNHGIRKEAVRDQTFVEQLCDQLKIPCTSKKICLKKKAQSLEEAAREERFRFLIKVAKTHKAKTIALGHTKDDLAETILMRLLRGTGLSGMRSILPKREIYQMAFIRPMLTLSRINVVHFLKENNIKFCTDLTNRSKIFTRNKIRMDLIPLLEKEYNPNIKDVLAHLSIQAATDYDFLKSEAETIFLKISNHPKQSRNISLDLKKLAQHHPAIQRIVIRLAIQHLSGNMKALTFSHIKEIECLINNRPSKSIVHLPKSIAIQKKELVLIFSQKKKIR; encoded by the coding sequence ATGAGAACATTCTTAAAAGAACTTAAAACATTTTCACATGATAATAATCTTTTTGCATCTGGCGAAAAAATTATTGTTGGTGTCTCCGGTGGACCAGATTCCGTTGCTCTTCTACATGGGCTTTATGCGTTACGTCACGATTTTAGCATTAACCTGCATGTAGCGCATCTTAATCATGGAATCAGAAAAGAAGCAGTCCGCGACCAGACGTTCGTTGAACAGCTTTGCGACCAACTCAAAATCCCTTGCACTTCTAAAAAAATCTGCTTAAAGAAAAAAGCTCAATCTCTTGAAGAAGCTGCTCGAGAAGAACGTTTTCGCTTTCTTATCAAAGTCGCAAAAACACACAAAGCAAAAACAATCGCACTAGGCCACACAAAAGATGATCTTGCTGAAACAATTTTAATGAGATTATTACGTGGCACAGGCCTATCTGGCATGCGAAGTATTTTACCAAAACGAGAAATCTATCAAATGGCCTTTATCCGGCCGATGCTGACTTTGAGCCGAATAAATGTTGTTCATTTTCTTAAAGAAAATAATATAAAATTTTGTACCGATTTAACAAATCGTAGTAAGATTTTTACACGCAACAAAATTCGCATGGATCTTATTCCATTACTGGAAAAAGAATACAACCCTAATATTAAGGACGTTTTGGCGCATCTTTCTATTCAAGCGGCCACTGATTATGATTTTCTTAAATCTGAAGCAGAAACTATTTTCTTGAAAATTTCAAATCATCCAAAACAATCGAGAAATATTTCTCTAGATCTAAAAAAACTTGCCCAACACCATCCTGCAATACAAAGAATTGTCATTAGACTCGCGATTCAGCATCTAAGTGGCAACATGAAAGCGCTGACTTTTTCCCATATCAAAGAGATAGAATGCCTTATAAACAATCGTCCAAGTAAATCGATTGTTCATTTACCCAAATCTATCGCAATTCAAAAAAAAGAATTAGTTCTTATTTTTTCTCAAAAAAAGAAAATAAGATAA
- a CDS encoding thermonuclease family protein: protein MIRIRFIKLLFLFLFICSATQAANAEKKSNSLFLSLSSENKKATVEEITNPGLILLTDKRRIKLIGLKPVDPPKRKKLNYNEFNILIEEKENPTIETEEKAYEYANDLLKGKQVKIEFDREYRDKQGHLLGYIFLADGTLVNAEILRQGFADLSITPPNTKYETELREAYLEARKEKRGIQGD from the coding sequence ATGATACGAATAAGATTTATTAAATTATTATTTTTATTCCTTTTCATATGCTCCGCAACACAAGCTGCGAATGCCGAAAAGAAATCAAACTCTTTGTTCTTAAGCCTTTCCTCAGAAAATAAAAAAGCAACCGTCGAAGAAATCACAAACCCAGGATTAATTCTTTTAACCGATAAAAGACGTATCAAACTTATAGGTTTAAAACCAGTCGATCCACCTAAACGAAAAAAGCTAAACTATAATGAATTTAATATTCTTATTGAAGAAAAAGAAAACCCTACTATTGAAACTGAAGAAAAAGCTTATGAGTATGCAAATGATCTCTTAAAAGGAAAGCAAGTCAAAATAGAGTTCGATAGAGAATATCGAGACAAGCAAGGTCATCTTCTAGGATATATTTTTCTTGCAGATGGAACGCTGGTTAACGCTGAAATCTTACGTCAAGGATTCGCTGATCTTAGCATCACTCCTCCAAATACAAAATACGAAACTGAGCTAAGAGAAGCCTATCTTGAAGCAAGAAAAGAAAAGCGAGGGATCCAAGGAGATTAG
- a CDS encoding pyridoxine 5'-phosphate synthase — MPKLGVNIDHVATIRQARGELLPCPVNAAKICEQAGAHSIVAHLREDRRHINDKDVWQLRKEVKTRFNLEMSANEDIVKIACQLKPDQVTLVPEKRKELTTEGGLDVIRHSYRLKQVIKRLSQKGIAVSLFIDAEKKQILRSKELGANSIELHTGQYANAKTKLNKERELKKIKNAAKFGKEIGIIVNAGHGLNYQNTKPIAKIKEINELNIGHSIIAHSIFVGLKKAVKDMMKLVK; from the coding sequence ATGCCAAAGCTAGGAGTCAATATTGATCATGTCGCCACAATTCGCCAGGCAAGAGGAGAACTTCTTCCTTGTCCTGTAAATGCAGCAAAAATTTGTGAACAAGCAGGGGCGCATAGCATTGTTGCGCATTTACGAGAAGATCGACGACATATAAATGATAAAGACGTTTGGCAGCTGAGAAAAGAAGTCAAAACTCGCTTTAATCTTGAAATGTCTGCGAACGAAGATATTGTAAAAATTGCATGCCAACTAAAACCTGATCAAGTAACGCTTGTCCCGGAAAAACGTAAGGAGCTCACGACCGAAGGGGGCCTTGATGTGATTCGACATTCCTATCGGCTAAAACAAGTGATCAAGCGTCTCAGCCAAAAAGGTATTGCTGTAAGTCTTTTTATTGATGCAGAAAAAAAACAAATTTTAAGATCAAAAGAACTTGGCGCAAATTCCATCGAACTTCATACCGGACAATACGCCAATGCAAAAACAAAGCTAAACAAAGAACGAGAACTTAAGAAAATAAAAAACGCTGCAAAATTTGGAAAAGAAATCGGCATCATTGTTAATGCCGGCCACGGACTAAACTATCAAAACACAAAACCAATTGCAAAAATCAAAGAAATAAATGAGCTTAATATCGGGCACTCTATCATTGCTCATTCGATTTTTGTCGGCCTTAAAAAAGCTGTAAAAGATATGATGAAACTGGTGAAATAA
- a CDS encoding 6-phosphofructokinase, translating into MKKIGIITSGGDCGGLNAVVKGVAQMANRKGVSCHVIPNGYAGLYNLSDFDSLVELTPERIDSVSSALAGSEAGHSRVKIKKIKDDKKYDRIKEGLKKFGIDGLVISGGDDTGSVIVDLSEHGIKCVHAPKTMDLDLQTYSVGADSTISRIATFAQDLKTTGRTHNRIIVMEVFGRYAGHTAFRGGVAADADAILIPEIPVDFDVLYHHVKKRFSRRIEQSDVRAGTYLIVVAEGLRNSNGEELVDESAGVDAFGHKKLTGSGKYVCQELTKRFKKDAEIKKFMEKQKMYVEGLYEIPEVRSVAPGHLVRCGQSSAYDANFGKEAGAAAVLLLCEGIDGVTVVGVSGKKIRYMETKKAIEQRHVDLDVASLHETLGICFGRPRPEIKPIFEKTEGPIERHL; encoded by the coding sequence ATGAAGAAAATTGGAATTATCACAAGCGGTGGAGATTGCGGAGGGCTTAATGCTGTTGTTAAAGGTGTTGCACAAATGGCAAATCGAAAAGGTGTTTCTTGCCATGTAATACCAAATGGTTACGCAGGACTTTATAATTTATCTGATTTTGATAGTCTTGTGGAACTTACTCCAGAAAGAATTGATTCAGTTAGTTCAGCTTTGGCTGGCTCTGAGGCTGGGCATTCACGTGTTAAGATTAAGAAAATTAAAGATGATAAAAAATATGATCGCATTAAAGAAGGTCTTAAGAAATTCGGTATTGATGGCCTTGTTATTAGCGGTGGTGATGACACCGGAAGTGTTATTGTTGACCTGTCTGAGCATGGGATTAAATGTGTCCATGCGCCAAAAACCATGGATCTTGATCTTCAGACATATTCTGTTGGAGCGGATTCAACTATTAGTCGCATAGCCACTTTTGCGCAGGATTTAAAGACAACGGGAAGAACACATAACCGCATTATTGTTATGGAAGTTTTTGGTCGATATGCAGGTCATACAGCTTTTCGTGGTGGAGTGGCAGCTGATGCAGACGCTATTCTTATTCCAGAGATTCCTGTTGATTTTGATGTGCTTTATCATCATGTTAAGAAACGTTTTTCAAGACGCATCGAACAAAGCGATGTTCGCGCTGGAACATATTTAATTGTTGTTGCTGAGGGTTTAAGAAATTCGAATGGTGAAGAATTAGTTGATGAATCTGCTGGAGTTGATGCGTTTGGACATAAAAAACTCACTGGATCTGGAAAATATGTTTGCCAAGAACTTACAAAGCGTTTTAAAAAAGATGCTGAAATTAAGAAATTTATGGAAAAACAAAAGATGTATGTGGAAGGTTTGTATGAAATACCAGAAGTGCGTTCAGTTGCACCAGGACATCTGGTTCGATGCGGACAATCCTCTGCTTATGATGCAAATTTTGGTAAAGAAGCTGGAGCCGCAGCGGTCCTTCTTCTTTGTGAAGGTATTGATGGCGTTACCGTTGTTGGCGTTAGCGGAAAGAAAATTCGCTACATGGAAACAAAGAAAGCTATTGAACAGCGTCACGTTGATTTAGATGTTGCTTCATTGCACGAAACATTGGGTATTTGTTTCGGACGTCCGCGTCCAGAAATTAAACCTATTTTTGAGAAAACTGAAGGACCGATCGAACGACATTTGTAA
- the acpS gene encoding holo-ACP synthase, translating to MILGHGTDIVEVERISRAIKRWGDDFLKHVFTDQEIAYAKKRRYPEQHLAARFAAKEAVLKALGENAHVGWKDIEIINQHNGKPSCIFHIKEFNKKIFVSLSHTKNYAVANAIITM from the coding sequence ATGATTCTAGGTCACGGAACAGATATTGTTGAAGTCGAACGCATCTCAAGAGCCATCAAAAGATGGGGCGATGATTTTCTAAAGCACGTCTTTACAGATCAAGAGATTGCCTATGCAAAAAAAAGACGATACCCAGAGCAACACCTCGCTGCGCGTTTCGCTGCTAAAGAAGCTGTTTTGAAAGCGTTAGGTGAAAATGCACACGTCGGATGGAAGGACATCGAAATTATAAACCAACATAATGGCAAGCCATCTTGTATTTTTCATATAAAAGAATTTAACAAAAAAATCTTTGTCTCGTTATCCCATACAAAAAACTATGCGGTTGCCAACGCCATTATTACGATGTAA
- the ftsH gene encoding ATP-dependent zinc metalloprotease FtsH, translated as MQKKLKLPKKNSKENQKKRPPNSNFWLWLGLIFVLIVLSSQSNFSNAHVPQEISYSEFYSILQENKQTSKIRSLEMTDNQIDGTFSDDSKFKVILPLDDEVILGLIRKNVSDFKVLRPNTLWSSLFFSLGPILILILFFWFLSNRGAQMGNKLWSFGKSRAKINDGKNKKITFDDAAGVEEAKEELQEVIQFLKDPKRFEKLGGKIPKGVLLVGRPGTGKTLLAKAVAGEADVPFFSLSGSDFVEMFVGVGASRVRDLFEQARKASKASGKGCIIFIDEIDAVGRLRFSGIGGGNDEREQTLNALLVEMDGFDTHGGLIVMAATNRPDTLDPALLRPGRFDRQIVVSLPDILGREAILKVHTKNIKLSKNVDFKKIAQQTVYFSGADLANACNEAALLAARKNKDSVEQEEMQEAIERVTMGPEKKSHIVSKKEKEITAYHEAGHALLSLLVNGADPFTKVSIIPRGMAGGYTITPPMEDKHNWGKKELIAKIIVALGGRAAEEIFLDDITTGAQNDLMQATSISRAMICEYGMSETIGTLTLGNHHGQVFLGRDMMEQKNYSEDTAKAIDTEIRLMIDSAYQEAKKILSDNKENVISLVAKLKEKEILDVDDAKILLGMNTEKTETNPEIPVNSSNNNLKTNDA; from the coding sequence ATGCAAAAAAAATTAAAATTACCAAAAAAGAATTCCAAAGAAAATCAAAAAAAGCGTCCGCCGAATAGCAATTTCTGGCTCTGGCTAGGGCTAATTTTCGTTCTTATTGTTTTATCAAGCCAATCAAATTTTAGCAATGCCCATGTACCGCAAGAAATATCGTATAGTGAATTTTACAGCATTCTCCAAGAAAATAAACAAACATCGAAAATTCGTTCTTTAGAAATGACTGACAACCAAATTGATGGAACATTTTCAGATGATTCAAAATTTAAAGTTATTCTTCCTCTAGATGATGAAGTTATTTTAGGCCTTATCCGAAAAAATGTTTCTGACTTTAAAGTTCTCAGGCCAAACACACTATGGTCAAGTCTATTTTTTTCCTTGGGACCAATTTTAATTTTAATTTTATTCTTTTGGTTTTTATCCAATCGTGGCGCTCAAATGGGAAACAAGTTATGGTCTTTTGGTAAGTCTCGAGCAAAAATAAACGATGGAAAGAATAAAAAGATTACCTTCGATGATGCCGCTGGCGTTGAGGAAGCGAAAGAAGAGCTACAAGAGGTTATTCAATTTCTAAAAGATCCTAAGCGATTTGAAAAACTCGGTGGGAAAATTCCGAAAGGCGTTCTTTTAGTTGGAAGGCCCGGCACAGGAAAAACACTTCTTGCCAAAGCTGTCGCAGGAGAAGCCGATGTTCCTTTTTTTTCTTTAAGCGGTTCAGACTTCGTTGAAATGTTTGTTGGCGTAGGCGCTTCACGTGTTCGCGATCTTTTTGAACAAGCACGCAAAGCATCAAAAGCATCAGGCAAAGGGTGCATTATTTTTATCGATGAGATTGATGCGGTTGGCCGCCTACGCTTCTCTGGAATAGGGGGAGGAAACGATGAGCGCGAACAAACACTAAACGCCTTACTTGTTGAAATGGATGGATTCGATACACACGGTGGTCTTATCGTCATGGCAGCAACCAATCGGCCCGACACACTCGATCCAGCACTTTTAAGACCAGGACGCTTTGATCGCCAGATCGTTGTTTCTCTTCCGGATATTCTAGGACGTGAAGCTATTTTAAAAGTGCACACAAAAAATATAAAACTTTCAAAGAATGTTGACTTTAAAAAAATCGCTCAGCAAACCGTTTATTTTTCTGGCGCAGACTTAGCCAACGCTTGCAATGAAGCAGCTCTGTTGGCTGCCCGAAAAAATAAAGATTCTGTTGAGCAAGAGGAAATGCAAGAAGCGATTGAACGCGTCACAATGGGACCAGAAAAAAAGAGCCACATTGTCTCAAAAAAAGAAAAAGAAATAACAGCCTATCATGAAGCAGGTCATGCACTTTTATCTCTGCTAGTTAATGGGGCTGATCCTTTCACAAAAGTTTCCATTATTCCTCGAGGAATGGCAGGGGGATACACAATCACACCTCCAATGGAAGACAAGCATAATTGGGGCAAAAAAGAGCTTATCGCAAAAATTATTGTCGCCCTTGGCGGACGAGCGGCAGAAGAAATCTTCTTGGATGACATTACAACCGGTGCGCAAAATGATCTTATGCAAGCAACTTCAATTTCACGCGCAATGATTTGCGAATACGGAATGAGCGAAACAATTGGCACATTAACCCTCGGAAATCATCATGGACAAGTTTTTCTCGGTCGAGATATGATGGAGCAAAAAAATTATAGCGAAGATACTGCAAAAGCCATTGATACAGAAATTCGGCTAATGATAGATTCTGCCTATCAAGAAGCAAAAAAAATATTATCCGATAACAAAGAAAATGTTATTTCTTTGGTTGCCAAACTAAAAGAAAAAGAAATCCTTGATGTCGATGACGCCAAAATACTCCTTGGTATGAACACAGAAAAGACTGAAACAAATCCAGAAATACCAGTCAATTCTAGTAACAACAACTTAAAAACCAATGACGCCTAA
- a CDS encoding helix-turn-helix domain-containing protein yields the protein MSDQFISVREAGQLLGVSEKKIMELSDEEKLKVYRIAGQFIRFKKSDVLAIKNAGSIIAENTHYEYTPTERIQDFFYFNDFYLISIGVVFFFLYIIFRNS from the coding sequence ATGTCTGATCAATTTATTTCTGTTAGAGAAGCAGGGCAGCTACTAGGGGTTTCTGAAAAAAAGATTATGGAACTTTCCGATGAGGAAAAACTTAAAGTCTATCGAATCGCTGGGCAATTTATTCGCTTTAAGAAAAGTGACGTGCTTGCCATAAAGAATGCAGGATCAATTATTGCTGAAAATACTCACTATGAATACACCCCAACAGAACGCATCCAAGACTTTTTTTATTTTAATGATTTTTATCTAATTTCAATTGGTGTTGTCTTTTTCTTTTTATATATCATTTTTCGCAATTCATAA
- the cdaA gene encoding diadenylate cyclase CdaA — MLTILTIWSLVKPIVEIFVLWVVFYQILVFFEGTRAFQVLKGLIYLLIAFLISQLLGLTTLNWLLKNFFAISILAVLIIFQQELRQGLARLGQQHLFNISLEESEVIALIEKITTAVYKLAQRKIGCIIAIEKETKLKTFIDSGVSIDGKVSSELLQSIFVPTSPLHDGGVIIRNERILAAACLFPLSENSNLSKIIGTRHRAALGVTEQTDAIGVIASEETGDISIVADGRFIPVVNKERFASILKNLLLGHKK; from the coding sequence ATGCTAACAATCCTTACAATTTGGTCACTCGTCAAGCCTATTGTTGAAATTTTTGTCTTATGGGTTGTTTTCTATCAGATTCTTGTTTTTTTTGAAGGAACACGCGCTTTTCAAGTTCTTAAAGGCCTCATCTATCTTTTGATCGCCTTTCTCATTTCTCAACTATTAGGTTTGACCACCTTAAACTGGCTTTTAAAAAACTTTTTTGCAATATCGATTCTTGCTGTCTTAATTATTTTTCAACAAGAATTACGGCAGGGGCTTGCACGCTTAGGTCAGCAACATCTTTTTAATATAAGTCTAGAAGAGTCAGAAGTCATCGCCCTTATTGAAAAAATTACAACAGCTGTCTACAAACTAGCTCAAAGAAAAATCGGCTGCATTATCGCCATCGAAAAAGAAACCAAACTTAAAACTTTCATCGATAGCGGAGTTTCTATAGATGGGAAAGTTTCATCAGAACTTTTACAAAGTATTTTTGTCCCAACGTCACCACTTCACGATGGTGGTGTTATTATTCGAAACGAACGAATTTTAGCGGCTGCTTGTCTTTTTCCGCTATCTGAGAATTCCAATTTAAGTAAAATCATTGGAACGAGACATCGTGCCGCTTTAGGCGTCACAGAACAAACTGACGCCATTGGCGTTATTGCATCAGAAGAAACAGGTGACATTTCTATTGTTGCAGATGGACGATTTATTCCTGTTGTCAACAAAGAACGATTTGCTAGTATTTTAAAAAATTTATTATTAGGACATAAGAAATAA
- a CDS encoding NAD(P)H-hydrate dehydratase, which produces MRLPTPLLRCNSKSHKNTFGHVLVIAGSKRMLGAGVLSSLSAIRSGAGLVTLGIPKSLNAIAQKKISPVIMTWPLKETKEQTISCSALNDIKKELSKYQSVAIGPGLSQNKETKRFILKAISSIKNPMVIDADALNALSENISILETKGGVRVLTPHLGEMARLTGKTKTYVESNRESVAKTFAKKYDCILVLKGSRTVVASSWGKIYVNKTGNSGLATAGTGDVLTGMITAFLAQGLSGFDASKYATFLHGKAGDIAAKKKTKVSLIATDLIDNIPAAFKKALQD; this is translated from the coding sequence ATGCGGTTGCCAACGCCATTATTACGATGTAATTCAAAATCACACAAAAATACTTTTGGCCATGTCCTTGTTATTGCCGGGTCAAAACGTATGCTAGGGGCAGGTGTCCTTAGCAGTCTTTCCGCTATCCGCTCTGGAGCAGGTCTTGTTACTCTCGGCATTCCAAAAAGCCTTAACGCCATCGCACAAAAAAAGATTTCTCCAGTCATCATGACCTGGCCTCTAAAAGAAACAAAAGAGCAAACAATTTCATGCTCTGCTTTAAACGATATCAAAAAAGAACTCTCAAAATATCAATCCGTTGCAATCGGCCCAGGGCTCTCGCAGAACAAAGAAACGAAACGTTTTATCTTAAAAGCAATTTCATCGATAAAGAACCCCATGGTTATTGATGCCGATGCTCTAAATGCTTTATCAGAAAATATCTCTATTCTAGAAACAAAGGGAGGCGTGCGCGTTCTTACTCCGCACTTAGGAGAAATGGCCAGGCTAACTGGAAAAACAAAAACATATGTTGAATCAAACCGGGAATCCGTAGCCAAAACTTTTGCAAAGAAATATGATTGCATTCTTGTCTTAAAGGGATCTCGTACTGTCGTTGCATCTTCTTGGGGAAAAATCTATGTCAACAAAACTGGAAATTCTGGGCTTGCAACAGCTGGAACTGGAGACGTCCTAACGGGAATGATTACTGCATTCTTAGCACAAGGGCTTTCAGGTTTTGATGCTTCTAAATATGCAACTTTTTTGCATGGAAAAGCAGGAGATATTGCAGCAAAGAAAAAAACTAAGGTTTCACTTATTGCAACAGATTTAATTGATAACATTCCCGCTGCTTTTAAAAAAGCACTTCAAGATTAA
- a CDS encoding polymer-forming cytoskeletal protein: MAIRDKRNKKDDEQKAIEINAEMQGTLSFTDPVNLRINGNFQGTLQTKGTLTIGENANVDARITGESIIVAGKVKGDVTAKTMLVLMPGSELEGNISTPKLNIVEGAIFQGKCQMLSESLTIDEVSNYLDIDIQSVVEMANAGNIPAIRDGENWRFERAKVDRWITLEKAKG, encoded by the coding sequence ATGGCTATTCGGGATAAACGAAACAAAAAAGATGATGAACAAAAAGCTATTGAAATAAACGCAGAAATGCAAGGAACGCTTTCTTTTACAGATCCTGTCAATTTAAGAATTAATGGAAACTTTCAGGGAACGCTTCAAACAAAAGGAACATTGACCATTGGAGAAAATGCCAATGTTGATGCACGTATCACAGGAGAAAGTATTATTGTTGCTGGAAAAGTCAAGGGAGACGTCACTGCCAAAACGATGCTTGTTCTTATGCCCGGCTCAGAACTAGAAGGCAACATCTCAACACCAAAATTAAACATTGTTGAAGGTGCCATTTTTCAAGGAAAATGCCAAATGCTTAGCGAAAGCTTAACGATTGATGAAGTCTCTAACTATCTCGATATTGATATTCAATCTGTTGTTGAAATGGCAAATGCTGGTAACATTCCAGCCATCCGTGACGGAGAAAATTGGAGATTTGAACGAGCAAAAGTAGATCGATGGATTACACTCGAAAAAGCTAAAGGGTAA
- the folP gene encoding dihydropteroate synthase, whose translation MTPKTKNPSRRTRNKFVVRAKNLHLVLGQETKIMGIVNATPDSFSADGLLNKKPNRAVSYALKLIKDGADIIDIGGESTRPGAKKISIKEELLRVIPIIETLSKKTNIPISIDTYKPEIAQAALEAGASIVNNVMGSKLTKSMLKVIKENDAAIILMHIRGTPRTMQKRISYKNLVQEIVLDLKKSIEKCLEIGIKSDRIIVDPGIGFGKTVEDNLEIIQRLSEFKALKKTILIGTSRKSFIGKTLKKDVSDRLMGSAASVSASILNGAHIVRVHDVKQMREVADLTDAIINVKNNRAK comes from the coding sequence ATGACGCCTAAGACAAAAAACCCTTCTAGGCGCACACGAAATAAATTTGTTGTGCGCGCCAAGAATTTACATCTTGTCCTTGGGCAAGAAACAAAAATTATGGGCATCGTCAATGCGACGCCCGATTCTTTCAGCGCAGACGGCTTATTAAATAAAAAACCAAACCGCGCAGTATCCTATGCTTTAAAATTAATCAAAGATGGCGCTGATATTATTGATATTGGCGGCGAATCTACTCGTCCTGGCGCAAAAAAAATTAGTATAAAAGAGGAATTATTGCGCGTAATTCCAATCATTGAGACTTTATCTAAAAAAACAAATATCCCGATTTCGATCGACACTTACAAGCCTGAAATCGCACAAGCAGCCTTAGAAGCAGGCGCAAGCATTGTTAACAATGTCATGGGATCAAAACTAACAAAATCTATGCTAAAGGTTATAAAAGAAAACGACGCCGCTATTATACTCATGCATATTCGAGGGACGCCGAGAACAATGCAAAAACGCATTTCATATAAAAATCTCGTCCAAGAAATAGTCTTGGACCTAAAGAAATCAATTGAAAAATGCTTGGAAATTGGAATAAAATCAGATAGAATAATAGTAGATCCAGGAATTGGGTTCGGCAAAACGGTAGAGGATAATTTAGAAATCATTCAGCGTCTATCTGAATTTAAAGCCCTCAAAAAAACCATTTTAATCGGGACGTCTCGAAAATCTTTCATCGGGAAAACTCTTAAAAAAGATGTTTCCGATCGCCTAATGGGTAGTGCTGCATCCGTGAGTGCGTCTATTCTGAATGGTGCACACATTGTTCGCGTCCACGATGTTAAACAAATGCGTGAAGTCGCCGACTTAACAGACGCTATTATTAATGTAAAAAACAATCGAGCAAAATAA
- a CDS encoding glycosyltransferase family 2 protein, whose translation MKVTLFLPTLNEIQGLKAIMPRIKKEWYDQLLIVDGQSKDGTIEYVKEQGWPLIIQKRKGLRHAYIEALPHIEGDVLLTFSPDGNSIPELIPDCINKMKEGHDMVIVSRYAGKAKSYDDDIVTAFGNKMFTTFINLFHGGHYTDAMVMFRAYKTKLIYDLDLHKHSSYETEEKLFHTDVSWEPLLSIRAAKRKLSVADIPGDEPAREGGERKLQIIRWGSAYMYEVFREIFVWK comes from the coding sequence ATGAAAGTCACCCTATTTCTTCCAACGTTAAATGAAATCCAAGGATTAAAAGCAATCATGCCACGCATTAAAAAAGAGTGGTACGATCAACTTTTAATCGTAGACGGCCAATCAAAGGATGGAACAATTGAATACGTGAAAGAACAAGGCTGGCCGTTAATTATCCAAAAACGAAAAGGATTGCGCCATGCCTATATTGAAGCACTTCCGCACATTGAAGGCGATGTTCTTCTTACCTTTAGCCCAGATGGAAACAGCATTCCAGAACTTATCCCTGACTGCATCAATAAAATGAAAGAAGGCCATGACATGGTCATTGTTTCACGATACGCCGGTAAGGCTAAAAGCTATGATGATGACATCGTCACCGCTTTCGGAAATAAAATGTTTACAACTTTCATTAACCTTTTCCATGGTGGACACTATACAGATGCTATGGTAATGTTTCGTGCCTACAAAACAAAACTCATTTACGACCTAGACTTGCACAAACATAGCAGTTATGAAACAGAAGAGAAGCTTTTTCATACAGATGTTAGCTGGGAGCCACTTTTATCAATCCGAGCCGCCAAAAGAAAACTAAGCGTTGCAGATATTCCAGGTGACGAACCAGCAAGAGAAGGCGGAGAACGTAAACTTCAAATTATCCGCTGGGG
- a CDS encoding MgtC/SapB family protein: MIEQILSQAGNVLFKILLTILLSSIIGIERFIRHKGAGLRTHILIGVGSALLVLTSFHLFDIYKEANIVDPTRIIAGIVTGVGFLCAGTIIRGGTEITGLTTAASMWVVSGIGMAVAAGQYGAAVIVTFVVFLTLIGLRSIEKKIEKIFRP; this comes from the coding sequence GTGATTGAACAAATTCTTTCTCAAGCAGGTAACGTATTATTTAAAATTCTTTTAACCATTCTATTATCTAGCATCATCGGCATTGAGCGATTCATTCGCCACAAAGGGGCCGGCTTAAGAACACACATTTTAATTGGCGTTGGATCAGCACTCCTCGTATTGACTTCATTTCATCTTTTTGATATATATAAGGAAGCAAATATCGTTGACCCAACGCGAATTATTGCTGGAATCGTAACTGGCGTTGGATTTTTATGCGCTGGAACAATTATTCGCGGTGGCACTGAAATCACCGGGCTGACAACCGCAGCTAGTATGTGGGTGGTTTCCGGAATTGGCATGGCGGTTGCCGCAGGACAATACGGAGCTGCCGTTATAGTAACATTTGTTGTTTTTTTAACATTGATTGGACTTCGTTCTATTGAAAAAAAGATTGAAAAAATATTTCGGCCCTAA